ATCATTGATGCAATTATTCCTATACTCATAGTAACAGCAAATCCTTTAATAGCACCAGTTCCATAAGCATATAATGCAGCACTTGTAATTAAAGTAGTTAGGTTACTATCTAAAATCGCACTCATTGCGTTATGATAACCATTATTTATAGCATCTCTTAAATTAACGCCATCTCTTATAAGCTCTCTAATACGCTCATTAATAATAACATTCGCATCTACAGCCATACCGACGGTTAGAACAATCCCAGCCATACCAGGAAGAGTAAGCGTTGCTCCAAAAAGTGCCATTACTGCTACTAATAAGAATATATTAGAAATTAGAGCGATATTTGCAAACAAACCACTAATTCCGTAATAAACTCCCATAAAAACAACAATCATCAAAAATACACCTAAAAGTGCAACTAAACTTTGCTCAATACTATCAGCACCCAAACTTGGCCCTACGCTTCTTTTTTCAAGTAATTTAACAGGTGCTAATAAAGCCCCACTTCTTAGTGCGATAGCTAAATCGTGTGCTTCTTCAACACTGAAATTTCCACTAATTTGTCCGCTTCCACCACCTATTCTTTCATTAATTCTAGGAGCTGAATATACCTTACCATCTAAAACTATTGCCAATTGATGACCTACTTTTTTACCTGTGAAATCTCCAAATATTTTTGCACCTTCTGAATTAAGTGTAAAATTAATAACAGGTTGAGCAGTTTTATCAGAAAATCCTACTCTAGCATCAATTAACATAGAGCCATCTAAAATAGGTAATTCTTTTAAAACATATTTAATATTTTTATCTTTTACATCAGGTAAAATAATATCTCCATAACTTGCTGCTTCTTCAGGACTTAACATATTGCCTTGATCAGCCTTAGCTCTATCTACTTCCATTAGTTGT
This portion of the Campylobacter sp. MG1 genome encodes:
- the secD gene encoding protein translocase subunit SecD, translated to MQKNQVKSITYRFYVLIFVTLFGVILSLPSFFNINGPKINLGLDLQGGLHMLLGVETDEAIKSKVKSIASGINYSFNKDDILTDGFKNTDNVIKFELIDVDGDKLKVDKILSEIKGLVVRSDNGIYELTLSDLEKQETAKFAIDQAVETIRNRLDLFGLSEPTVAKQGEDKILVEIPGVKTAEDEQRAKDLIAKAAHLQLMEVDRAKADQGNMLSPEEAASYGDIILPDVKDKNIKYVLKELPILDGSMLIDARVGFSDKTAQPVINFTLNSEGAKIFGDFTGKKVGHQLAIVLDGKVYSAPRINERIGGGSGQISGNFSVEEAHDLAIALRSGALLAPVKLLEKRSVGPSLGADSIEQSLVALLGVFLMIVVFMGVYYGISGLFANIALISNIFLLVAVMALFGATLTLPGMAGIVLTVGMAVDANVIINERIRELIRDGVNLRDAINNGYHNAMSAILDSNLTTLITSAALYAYGTGAIKGFAVTMSIGIIASMITAIIGTHALFDLFANRIEKSGNTRLWFGYRRV